The genomic window GGACGAGCGATTGCCCTGCAGCCGTGAGCTCGGCCCCGCGGCGACCCCGGATGAAGAGCGCGCCACCGAGCGAACGTTCGAGGCGCTGGATCGAAGCCGTGAGGGCCGGCTGCGTCAGGTGAAGGTGCCTTGCGGCGGCGGTGAACGTGCCGAGCTCAGCGACGCAGAGGAAGTGGCGAAGCGGTTCAAGCATCACCTTATGTTATGGAAAACGAGCGAAGAATCGATTGGAAGGAGGGCGCCAATTGCCCCAAGGTTGGTGGCGGTCGTTCAGACCCTGGAGGCGCCCATGACCTGGCTTTCCCTCGGCTTCGAATGCGTCACCTCGAGCACGGCCGTTTTTGCCCTCTTCGGTGTAGCCGGCGGGGCGTTGACCACCGTCGCGGGCATGGGCGGCGGCCTGTTCCTCGTCCTCTCGCTGAGCCTCCTTACGAACCCAACCCAGGCGCTGGCCATCACGGCGCCGGCGCTGCTGCTGTCGAACGCGCATCGCGCAGTCCTGTTCCGGCGCGAGCTCGAGGGCCGCATCGCGCTTCGCTTCGCCGCGGGCGCGGCGCCGGCGGCGCTCCTCGCCGGCTCCGCTATCTCGCGGTTGCCACAGGGCGTCGTCCAGGCGGCGATGCTCGCCCTCACCTCCCTCGCGCTCCTCCGTGCGCGGGGCATCGTCGGCCTGTCGCCGCGACCCCGCGCGTTCGTTCCGCTGTCGGCGTTGGTCGGCGGTCTATCCGCGGCCGCCGGCGCCGGCGGATTCCTTGTCGCGCCGCTGCTCTTCTCGTTGGGCCTCACGGGCTCCCGCTACATCGCGACGGGCGCCGCCTGCGCCGTCGTGCTGCACGTCGCCCGCGTCGCCGGCTACGGCGTCGGCGGCCTGCTCACGACCTCACACTGGAGCGCGTCAGCGTGGCTCTTCGTCGGGCTCGCCGCGGGCAACGTCCTCGGTCGACGCCTCCGCGGCAGGGTCACGCGGGAGCTCGAGACGCGCCTCGAACTTGGCGCGCTCATCGTATGCACGACGCTCGGGGTCCTCGGGGTCGGCCTTCGCTAGGCAGCGCCTAACCGGCCCGGCGACTTAGAACTGGCCGGCGCCGCTGTTCTGACAGGTCTTGTCGTCGAGGGCGCAATACGGGAGCCGGTGGAAGACGAACGAAGCGCCGTTCTTCTCGATCTTGTCGCAAAAGACGCTCTGGCCGATAACGGTCATCTCGCCGTAGATGGGCGACTTGTCGACAAGGATCTTCTTCACGCAGTCGCTGTTGTTGCTGTACCAACCGGGAAGGTCGGGGAAGGCTTGGACCTTGTTCTTCTCCAAGTAGTCGCCTTCCGTACAGACCGTCGACAGGGAGCAGTCGCTCGGCTGAGGGTTCTTCGCGTCGCCAGCCTTGATGGTGTAGCAAAGCTTGAAGCGCCCCTCGCAGTCCACCTTCAGCGTGTTGGGACTCCAGGCGCCGGCGGGGACGCTCGGAGGCGGCGCAGGATCGCTCGGGTTGGGCGGACACGCGGCCGAGGTCGCGTAGTAGTTGGCTCCGCTTTGCACGAAACACGGTACGAGGTTTTGGATCTTCCACTCGCCGCCGGAGAAGCAGCTGCAGGCTTCCTGAACGCTCCCGGCCTTCGGCAGAACGGCTCCCTCGCACGCGCCCCAAACCTTTCCGATCTCGCCTTGGGAGTTGCACTTGGCGACGCCATCCTTGCACGTCCCGAGGTTGCGGTTCGCGCGCTTGCCGGGCCAACAGGGCGCGGTCGCGCCGACGGTCGTGCACGGGCACCCTTGGATGTTCTTGTCGTCGGGGCAGTCGACGGTGCCGCCCGGGAGCGGCGGCGCGGAGCGGTTCTCGGCGCCGCACCACTGGGGGAACGGATCCTTC from Myxococcales bacterium includes these protein-coding regions:
- a CDS encoding TSUP family transporter, with translation MTWLSLGFECVTSSTAVFALFGVAGGALTTVAGMGGGLFLVLSLSLLTNPTQALAITAPALLLSNAHRAVLFRRELEGRIALRFAAGAAPAALLAGSAISRLPQGVVQAAMLALTSLALLRARGIVGLSPRPRAFVPLSALVGGLSAAAGAGGFLVAPLLFSLGLTGSRYIATGAACAVVLHVARVAGYGVGGLLTTSHWSASAWLFVGLAAGNVLGRRLRGRVTRELETRLELGALIVCTTLGVLGVGLR